The Levilactobacillus namurensis genomic interval TAAAACTGACGTGAAGACTTCAGAAAGACAAGTATATGATTATGCGAACAATTATTGGAATCGATGTCAGTAAAAACAAAGCTAACGTTGCGGTGGCGACGGATTTAATCGTCGCCAAAGAACTGACCGTCCCTCTAGATGCACTGGGATTTAATGAACTGAAACACGTCGTGCTTCAGTTCGGCGGAAAAGCGGAAATCGTCTTTGAAGCGACTGGTGTTTACTCCCGGCGCTTAGAGTATTTCCTTCAACAAGAAAATTTGAATTACCATATTTTAAATCCCCTGGCGGCTAAGAATCGCATCGCCACTGGTACGCGAATGAGAAAAAACGATCAACGTGATGCGCGCCGATTGGCGATTACCGAGTTTACCGAACAGTTAGAGCCCTATCTTCTAGCTTACAAACAGGATCCCATCTATCGTGAATTAACGGATATGAACCGTTATTACGACCAACTCAATGAGGATAAGAAACGGGCCCGCAATCGAGCTCATCGTGTCTTACAGCTTGTATTTGCGTCATTTGGGGCCTCCAAGGGTGGCTTTAACTTCGATACAAAGCTGGCTTGGAAGATCCTAACACTCTTCCCGCATGCACAAATCGTTCGTGAAATTGGCGACCTTAACGCGTTAGAAGCACGAATATCAGCAGCACATTTCAAAGGGATGAACGCTAGGCGTATTCACGATGCCGCACGAAAGTTATGGAAACTGGCCGCTCAGAATGGTGACGCCGTACCCGTTACTTCGGATAACACGCGGCAAATGAAAGCTTTGGCGGAACAAGTTCTCACCCTAGAAGCAGCGCAGGACCAGCAGGTCGTGCGCATGATGGCCTTAGGTAAATCCTTGTCAGAGTTTACGCTTCTTCAAACAATCCCTGGTATTGGTGGCAGTACCGCCATTCGGCTAATTAGTGAATTAGGTGATATCCGACGGTTCAATACCCGTCAGCAATTGAACAGCTATGTCGGCCTGGACACAACGGAAGTTGACTCCGGTGACCATCAATCCGCTCGCCATATCACCAAACACGGTAATCCCCATGCACGCCGAATCTTGTATTGGACGGTCGTTCTTATGCTTAATCCTAAGATGGGCGACAATCATATTCGCGATGCATACGAAAAAAGACGAGAAGCTTCTTCTTCAAAGAAGAAACTCATCGTCCGTCAAATGGATCGTCTTATTAAAACAATCCTATACCTGATAAAAACGAATCAACCTTACTCCTATGAGCTGAGCCCTCAATCGAAGTAACATTCATTATAGTTTATAATACCAGCCTTGAAAAAAATTTGATACCTCCAAGGCTTATTTAGCTGGCTATAAATCACTAAAATAATAGCAATAGGGCCTAGGCTCCGGAACGAAGAACATCGTTCCGGAACCTAGACCCTAAATTTCTCATCATAAAACATTGATTTAACAACATCTTTATTGACAAAACGTAGAAAAATCGGTCCATGTGGATTTTCAATCTTAATAACTACTGCTACAATCAAAAAAACCGGAGACAATAAAATTAAACCAATGAGACTGGCTATAAAATCAAAGACTCGTTTAACAACTCGGTATCCATAACGATGTTGTTGATATTCGGTATCAACCGCAACTGGTCTAACCTTTCCTTCGCTATATTCCATAAACTGCCAGCTCCTACACTAGAATAGCCAGAACCTTTTTTTCTTCAACGACGAGATTCGCTGCGCCGTTCCCCGTGATACATCATCCCCATTGATGATTGCTTTTGCATTGGCATTGAAGTGCTCCGCAAAATCCTTACCCTTTTCTTTTACCAGCTTGTCAAAAGCCTCTTTCATCACAAATCGACGACCTTTGAAGTTATGGGCATCTGAAGCAAAGATATATCCCATTCCAGAATCAATGATTTTTGACGTCAGCTTTTCAACATCTTTGCCAAAAATTCCTAAATAGCTACTACTCGTCAGTTGTGTTAGACATCCCATCGTGACAAAATCATATAATTTATCAGGATGCTTTTGGAAACCATGATTTCGCTCTGGATGTGCAATTACTGGTGTAATTCCCCGAGTTTTCAATTCAAAGATCATATCTTCTGTATACTCTGGAACACCACTATGTGGCAACTCAAGCAGAAGATATCGTCCACCCTCATCCATATATAGAACATCGTTAGCATCAATAGCTTTTAACAAATCCCCTGTTAGATGTACTTCCTGTCCCGGAAACACCGTTAGTGGGATTTCGGCATTCCGGATGGATTGCTGAAAGTTAGCAACCCGATTCAAAACATCTGCCCGATGATTGGTATAATCGCCATCCATATGGTGCGGTGTCAGTAAGATATGACTAATTCCCTCGTCAACTGCTGCCCGAGCCATATCTAAAGCAAAGGGTAAGTCTTTTGCCCCATCATCAACCCCCGGTAACATATGACAATGTAAGTCAATTAATCCGTTCATTTCTTATCTTCCGTTCCATAGTAGCCACCGTAGTTACCCCCATAATAACCACCATAATAGCCACCAGACTTCTGTGCCGTCACACGATTCATAATGGCCCCTAAAATGTTAGCATGAACAATCTCCAGAGACTTCTTTGCTCGCCGGACACCTGCCTTAACAGCGATTCCCTGCGGGACCACCAAGATTGTGCCGTCAACCCGTGCGCCCAGTAATTGCGCATCCGTAACCGTATTTACCGGTGGTGCATCGACAATCAGAAGATCTGCTTTCTCTTTTAAATCATCCAGTAAAGTTGCCATCTTAGAACTCGTCAATAGCTCAGATGGATTAGACGGAACTGGTCCACTCGAAATCACAGACAAGCCGTCCACCATAGTTGGTTGAATAATTTCATCCAATGACGCATTACCGGCTAAATACCCCGACAAACCAAACCGGTTACTAACCCCAAAGGTTTTATGTACCGTAGGACACCGCAAATCAGCATCCATCAAAATTACTCTGGTACCTTGATCCGCATAGGTAACTGCAACATTGTTACTAACCGTTGACTTACCCTCGGAAGGCTCTGATGACGTAAACATAATCGAATGCAGTTCTTCACCCACTGAAGAAAATTGAATATTCGTCCGAATCGTCTTGAACTGTTCTGAAACCATCCCGGAAGGATCATCGTAGGTAACCAATCCAACACCATACTTCAAACTATTATTATCGAGCTTTTTAGGCTTACGTTTAAACCATGCCATTTATTTCACCTAGACCCTTCTATGTTGTTCCCGTGATTCAATCGTGCCATTGTCTCCAGTAATTAAGACATCTTGTTTGAATCGCCGTTGCTTCCGTTGTTGATGCTTGGTAATCTCTTTTTCATCAATTTCGCTTACCAGTCCTAAGCTCACTAGACCTAAATCATCGGTAATAAACGCATCATCGGAAACGGTCTTGTCACTTAATTCGCGAACAAAGGCAAAACCAACTCCCAAGATGATTCCAATGACAAATCCCGCCATTAGGTTAAGTTTCTTCCGCGGACTTACAGCATCAAAATTTGGCGCTGCTTTTGAAACAATCGAGACATTATGTACACTCATGATCTTAACAACTTTTTTCTTAAAGACCTTAGCTGTTGCATTAGCAATCGCTGCTGAAGTTCGCGCATCACTAGTCTTCACCGTCACCGAGAAGACCTGAGAATTTTGTTGACTACTAATTGAGATGGCACTTTTTAGCTTACCAAGTGAGCCAGGGTACCCCGGATAATTTCCAACTTTCTTCTGGACGCTCTTCAGCACTGTCGGACTGGTCATAATATCCTTATAGGTACTAATCATCTGCACATCTGCTTGATTTTGCTGTAAGGCCGCGCCTTGCATATTCGCTGATAACTTCCGGTTGACCAGTAACTCTGTGGTTGCTTCATACTTCGGGGTCATCACAAAAAAAGTCACGAAGCCCGCCGCAATCGTGACCACTAACGTCGTCAAGACAATTACTTTAAGACGCTTCCGTAGGATACCTAAAATTTGCCCCACACTAATTGTTTGTTCCGAATCCATCTGTTTCCTCCGCATCTGATAACGTATCAACAATGGTGTTAACAATCAAATTACACACCTATTATCATTTAATTACTGAAGAAATCATAACACTGTTACCAGTTGCAAACAATACAGTTTCTTTAACCATTCTTAATGAGACGTTAGTTCTTTGTTCAAACTACCCTAAATTAAAGAGGGCTCAACCGCGCGGTTCTTTTCGTTTTCTTAAGGTTTTCAGTCGCCGAATATGACAGCTTATTTACAAATATGTATCAAATTATCTAAAAAACAAATAAGTTCATTTTTTACCCCAACTCCCTCCATTCTCTACCAGCATAACCCTTCCCTACTGACAACATAAGGGACATCTTCCCTTAAAAAGTCCCCTGCTCATAGCTAAGTACCCAATCAATTATGTCCAGAACCTAAAAAAGCTCGGCCACATCTCCGGGCTGAGTCTATTTCTTATAGCGTCTCAATCGGCGTCCAAGTCGCCGCCACCTTGATCACGGTCGCTAACCGACGAATCGGGCTGGTGCCCTGCTTCACCATGAGACCGCCTTGCCGGTAGAACGGACTGGTCACCACCTGGAGCTTGGTGTGGTCCACAATCTGGTCTGGGGTCAACTCGCGGTGGAAATAATCCTGGGCCAATGCTAGCACCAGAGCCTGCAAGCTGGCCTCATGGTAGATGATTCCTCCCATGGGATTCAACGTGAAGACGTTCTGGTGATACGGGTTCTGACGGTAATTCACCAACTGGTCACTCTTACACTCAATCATCGGGAAGCCGCCCGCGAACACGTAGTACAGGCTCCCCTGGTCATCCACCACCTCCGTCAACTCCAGAGTATGGTTACTGGCCGTATTGCCCCAAGGGTCCAACAACTCCGCACCCTGCGCCGAGACCTTGAATGCCCGGTGATACCGGTCCGTCAGTTCCTGGACCGTCCCACGAGTATTGGTTATGAACCGGTTGCGGTTAGGATGACTCCTAAAGAACGTCGGCGTGAGAACGGGGGTCCCCCGCCGTTCCCGCAAAGCGTTCAAGAACCCCAGACTCTCCCGGGTGGGATACAGTTGCGTCCTGGTCTGGTCAAAATCGCTAGGCGTCAGATTGACGAACGTCCCCATGGGGTAGACGCCACCTACCGACCGCTGCGCCCGTTCCGTGTCAAAAATCGTGTGTTCAATGGTTCCCATTGTCATTCCCCTTCTCTAATCACTGTCCGTGCCGGGCGTACGTCGCCTCAACGCGGGCCTTAGCCTCCTGCCACCACTCCGGATGGTCGCGGTACCAGGCAATTGTCTGGCGCAGTCCCGCCGCAAAATCGGTATACTGTGGCCGCCAGCCTAGTTCTTCCCGTAATTTAGTGGCGTCAATCGCGTACCGCTGGTCGTGGCCCAATCGGTCACGTACCTGGTCGTAGGCGTCTTTGGGCTGGCCCATCGCCGTCAAAATCATTTCCAAGACTTCCCGGTTGGTGTGCTCCCCCTGAGCGCCAATCAGGTAAGTCTGCCCAATCCGGCCCCGGGTCAGGATCAACCACACCGCCCGCGAATGGTCCGCCACGTGGATCCAGTCCCGGACGTTGCGCCCGGTCCCGTAGAGCTTGGGCCGCCGTCCACTTAAGAGGTTGGTGATCTGCCGGGGAATAAACTTCTCGACGTACTGGTAAGGGCCATAGTTATTCGAACAGTTGGAAATCGTCGCTCGGAGACCAAACGACCGGACCCAGGCCCCCACCAACAGGTCCGCACTAGCCTTGGTCGCCGAATACGGACTGCTCGGCTGGTACCGCGACGTCGGCGTAAAGGCCGCTGTTCCGGTCAACGGCAGGTCGCCGTAGACTTCATCCGTCGAAACCTGGTGGAAGCGCACGTCGTATTTACGACACGCCTGTAACAGGGTGTAGGTCCCCAGAATGTTGGTCCGTACGAACGGGTCCGGGTCCACCAGCGACCGGTCGTTGTGACTTTCCGCCGCGTAGTGGACCACCGCATCCACCTGGGCCACCAACCGGTCGACCAGGGGCGCGTCACAGACGTCACCCACCACCAACTGGACCCGGTCCGCCGGTAAACCCGCCAGGTTGGCGCGGTTCCCCGCATAGGTCAGCTTATCCAGCACGATGATTTTACGGACCTCCGGGTGCTGGGCCACCAGGTACCGAACAAAGTTGGCCCCGATAAAGCCGGCCCCGCCGGTCACTAAAAGTCGTTGCATGGTCGCTACCCCCTCTCTCCCATTATTTATTAATCCTATTATATAGCGTTTTCTTGGTCGCGTCTGCTGGTACGCCAAACTGAGGAGAGTGGGGCCAAAGGCGATTAGTCAGTGAGCATTAACGTCGTCAGCCAGATCATCCCGGGGTTGGATGATCTGACTGACGGGGTTAAGCGGAACTGACTGCCTTTGGTCCCACGTTTCAGCACGGTATCATTCAAGAACATAAGAAAAAAAGCCTGGGCGTTTGATCCCAGACTCCTCCCAATTTATTTCGTGGTTTCACCCCGGTCCAGGTCGTACAGGGCGCGGAACCGGGCGTTATCCCGGTACAGCTCCTGTGGCGTTCCCTGCATGTCGAAGTGGCCGTGTTCGATGAAGCGCACCTGGTTGACGTGTTCGATGCCCGCCAGGTGGTGGGTCACCCAGATAATGGTCTTGTCGTGCAAAACGTCAAAGACCGTATCCAGCAAGTGTTTTTCAGTAATCGGGTCCAGACTCACGGTCGGCTCATCCAAGATGATGATTGGTGCGTCCTGCAAAAGGATTCGGGCCAGCGACAACCGCTGCCGTTCACCCCCGGAGAAGCGGCTCCCGGCCTCTTGGACCTGGGTGTTGTACCCGTCCGGCAAGTTGCCAATCAACTGGTCCAGCTCCACGGCTTTGATGGCCGCGTGGACCTGCTCATCGGTCGCGTTCAAATTCCCCAGCCGCACGTTGTTCATCACCGTGGTGTTGAACAAGTATGGTTGTTGGTCCAAGACCCCGAAGAGCTGGGCCCGCTGATCCTGCAACTGCGCGACCGGCACGCCATTTAACGTGACCTGCCCGTTCGTGGGGGCTTCATCCCCCAAAATCAGCTTCAACAGGGTACTCTTCCCGGTCCCACTGGGGCCCAACAGCGCCAGCTTCTCACCCGGCTTGACCGTCAGCGAGAGGTCTTGGATCACCTGGCGTTGCGCGCCCGGATAGGTGAACTGCACCTGGTCCACGGCCAGCGTGGCCGGCAGGTCGATGGTCCGTTGCGCGGCCTTCACCGGTTCGTGTTCGTCCAGCCGGTTGACCCGGTCGATGGAATCCCGGTAGACCGGCCACTCACTGACCCCCTGGCTCATGTCCGCGAAGGGCTCGATGGTCGGGAACAGGGCCAACCCGAAGGCCGCGACCCAGTTACTCTCCGCCTGGTTATGGGTGAAAGTCACCCCGGCCCACCAGACCAGCAAGATGACGGCCGCCCCGAAGACCACTTGGATGGCCAAGTTCCGCCACCACTGGAAGTAGTGGTCGCCCCGGCGCAAGGCTGCGATATCATCGATGGGCTGGTCTTGGCGTTGCAAGAAGTCCTGGCGCCGACCGGAAATCAACCAGTCGCCCAGTCCCAAGACGGCATCCGTCAATTGGGTGTAGAAGCGCCGTTGAATCTGCCGGGCCTGGAACTCCCGCCGGCCGTTGACCGCCACCGATAACAGCGGCATCACTACTACGATGACCCCCAGTAACAGCAGCATCAACAGGCCGAACGCCCAGTTGAAGTAGCCAATGCCGATCACGATGAACAGGTACAGCAGCCAGCCGATCACTAACGGAAAGACCGTCCGCAGGTAGAGGTTCTCGATGTGGTCGATGTCCTCGGCCAGGATGCTCAAGACATCCCCCGTCTGATGGGTCTGGCGAATCGCCACCGCCTGTTTCTCCACGGACTGGTATAACCGCTTGCGAAAGTCCGAGACGATGCGCAGGACCCAATTATGGCTGGTCAGGCGTTCCGCGTACCGGAAGGCTGGCCGCCCGATTCCGAACGCCCGGGCTAAGACGATGGGGACGTAGATCATTAAGATGTTAAACGGGTGGGTCGCCGCACGGCTGATCAGGTAGCCGGAGTTGAACATCAACGCCCCGCCACAGAAGAAGGTCATGAAGCCCAAGAAGAGCACCAGTGTCAATAAGCCCCGGTACTTCTTGAGATATGGCATGACCCAGTGGTCGTGTTCAAACGTTTTGAAAAATCCTTTCATACTTCTGGCGCCTCCCCTGCCATTTCAGACCGCAACCGCACGTACGCGCCGTTTTTGGCCTGAAGTTCTGCTGGTGTCCCCTGTTCCACGAGTCGCCCGTGGTCCAGGACCAGGATATAGTCCATCTCGTTCATCCAGTGCAACCGGTGAGTCGCGAAGAAGACCAGGTGGTGGTCGAAGACCGGCAACATGGCCTGCTTCAACTCGATTTCGGTCTCGATGTCCAGGTGCGCGGTAGGTTCGTCAAAGAGCAAGATCCGCCGAGAATCGTCCAGAAAGGCCCGGGCCAACGCGATTCGTTGGGCCTGCCCACCGGAGACGCCCCGGGCACCTTCCCCAATCTGGGTGGCTAAGCCGTCGGGCAACGTCGCAATCCAGTCGCTCAAGCCCGCACGGTCGGCCGCTTGCCGGACGGCTTCGTCAGTGGCGTCCGGCGTGTAGAAGGCCAGGTTGTCCCGCAGGCTGGCGTGGAATAAGTATGGGGCTTGGGGAATGTATACGAAGCTGCGTTGCCAAGCCTGTTGGTCTAAGTGCGGTGCTTGAGTGCCCCGGACCGTGATCTGCCCATCTTGGGGGCTCAAGAACCCACTTAAGGTGTTGATCAGCGTCGATTTCCCGGAACCCGAGGCCCCGATGATGCCGACCTTTTGGAAACCTTTGACCTGAAAATTAATATCCTGCAACGTGGCGTGGTCCGCATCGTACCCCACGTTGACGTGCTGGATGCTCAGCCCATCGGCCGGCGTCCAGACCGGGTCGCTAGGCGCTAAGAGCTTGCGGTCCGTCGGGGTCGGCCGACTCAAGATGTCCAGCACCGCCGTCAGGGCGTTCTTCCCGTTCAGTGTGGCGTGGTAGTCGTTAGCGAAGTTTCGAATCGGTGCAAAGTAGTCCGGTGCCAGCGTCAAGATAATCAGCGCAGGCAAGAGCTGAATCGTGTTGTCCATCAAGCCGAACCCTAAGAAGACCGCGATGATGGCGATCGACAGGGTGGTGAAGAAGTCCAGCGCGAAGGTCGAGGTCATGGCGATGGTCAACGTGGCCATGGTCTTCTTGCGGTAGTCCTCACTGACCTCGTAGACGTTACCAGCATAGGTCTCATTTAATCCCAATTGCTTTAGCGTCGGCAACCCCCGCAAGGTGTCGACGAAGTGGTTCGACAGCCGCTGGTACCCCGCGTACTGCCGGTCGGCCTTGGCTTGTGCGGCCAGACCCAAGATCACCATGAACAGGATGATCAGCGGGTAGATCACCAGCAAGAACAGGGCTTCCTTCCACTGAATCGTGGCAATGTATAGCAGGACCAGCCAAGGCGTGATCGACAGGTCCAAGACCTTGCCGACAATCATCATCAGGTAGGTCTGAATCTTGTCGATACCTTCCAACCCCATGGTGACCACGTTCCCGGTCCCTTGTTGGGCCACCACGCTGGGCCCCAAGTCGAAGAGCTTAGCCATGAACCGCTTACGCAACTGCTTGGTGGTGGTCTCCACGAACGGGTAGGTCACCCAGTTCTTGGCCAGCGTCACCAGATGGCGGCCCAAGAAGACCACCCCGAACAACGCCAGCGGCACCACGATAGTCCCAATCGGCTGCATCTTCCAGAGGTGGACGATGGCCACCGACAGGTACTTGGCCTGCAGGATCACCAGGACCGCCTGGACCAGCGTCAGGAGACCCAACCACAGGGTCAGGCGCCGGACACCCGGAAATTTAAACACACGTTGATCAATCACATGAATCCCCCCAGTTAAACTGCTTATGCCTTTAATGATACTGCTTTCATTCTGAAGTTGCGACTTTTCACACCCCGCAATTCAGCCCCCGCCTAACCGTCTTAGCCGGTACTGCCACGCAAAAAGACCAGCCCCCCGCGTTAGCGATAGGCTGGTCCGAATTCTGATTTTTAGTTAAAAGTCAAACAGGTCCGTGGACAGGTAACGTTCCCCGTTATCCGGCGCGACCGTGACTACGGTCTTGCCCGCGCCCAATTGCTTGGCGATTTCGATGGCGCCGAAGATGTTGGCACCGGCCGAAATCCCAGGGAGGAAGCCCTCTTCGCGGCTAACCCGCCGCGCCATGTCGATGGCTTGGTCACTGGTAACTTCGACGATGTCGTTGTACAGCTTGGTATCCAAGACCTTAGGCACGAACCCGGCAGAGATTCCTTGAATCTTGTGCTTGCCGCCATGGCCTTCCTTC includes:
- a CDS encoding IS110 family transposase; amino-acid sequence: MIMRTIIGIDVSKNKANVAVATDLIVAKELTVPLDALGFNELKHVVLQFGGKAEIVFEATGVYSRRLEYFLQQENLNYHILNPLAAKNRIATGTRMRKNDQRDARRLAITEFTEQLEPYLLAYKQDPIYRELTDMNRYYDQLNEDKKRARNRAHRVLQLVFASFGASKGGFNFDTKLAWKILTLFPHAQIVREIGDLNALEARISAAHFKGMNARRIHDAARKLWKLAAQNGDAVPVTSDNTRQMKALAEQVLTLEAAQDQQVVRMMALGKSLSEFTLLQTIPGIGGSTAIRLISELGDIRRFNTRQQLNSYVGLDTTEVDSGDHQSARHITKHGNPHARRILYWTVVLMLNPKMGDNHIRDAYEKRREASSSKKKLIVRQMDRLIKTILYLIKTNQPYSYELSPQSK
- a CDS encoding sugar transferase codes for the protein MEYSEGKVRPVAVDTEYQQHRYGYRVVKRVFDFIASLIGLILLSPVFLIVAVVIKIENPHGPIFLRFVNKDVVKSMFYDEKFRV
- a CDS encoding tyrosine-protein phosphatase, encoding MNGLIDLHCHMLPGVDDGAKDLPFALDMARAAVDEGISHILLTPHHMDGDYTNHRADVLNRVANFQQSIRNAEIPLTVFPGQEVHLTGDLLKAIDANDVLYMDEGGRYLLLELPHSGVPEYTEDMIFELKTRGITPVIAHPERNHGFQKHPDKLYDFVTMGCLTQLTSSSYLGIFGKDVEKLTSKIIDSGMGYIFASDAHNFKGRRFVMKEAFDKLVKEKGKDFAEHFNANAKAIINGDDVSRGTAQRISSLKKKRFWLF
- a CDS encoding CpsD/CapB family tyrosine-protein kinase, whose translation is MAWFKRKPKKLDNNSLKYGVGLVTYDDPSGMVSEQFKTIRTNIQFSSVGEELHSIMFTSSEPSEGKSTVSNNVAVTYADQGTRVILMDADLRCPTVHKTFGVSNRFGLSGYLAGNASLDEIIQPTMVDGLSVISSGPVPSNPSELLTSSKMATLLDDLKEKADLLIVDAPPVNTVTDAQLLGARVDGTILVVPQGIAVKAGVRRAKKSLEIVHANILGAIMNRVTAQKSGGYYGGYYGGNYGGYYGTEDKK
- a CDS encoding YveK family protein produces the protein MDSEQTISVGQILGILRKRLKVIVLTTLVVTIAAGFVTFFVMTPKYEATTELLVNRKLSANMQGAALQQNQADVQMISTYKDIMTSPTVLKSVQKKVGNYPGYPGSLGKLKSAISISSQQNSQVFSVTVKTSDARTSAAIANATAKVFKKKVVKIMSVHNVSIVSKAAPNFDAVSPRKKLNLMAGFVIGIILGVGFAFVRELSDKTVSDDAFITDDLGLVSLGLVSEIDEKEITKHQQRKQRRFKQDVLITGDNGTIESREQHRRV
- the rfbB gene encoding dTDP-glucose 4,6-dehydratase, which codes for MQRLLVTGGAGFIGANFVRYLVAQHPEVRKIIVLDKLTYAGNRANLAGLPADRVQLVVGDVCDAPLVDRLVAQVDAVVHYAAESHNDRSLVDPDPFVRTNILGTYTLLQACRKYDVRFHQVSTDEVYGDLPLTGTAAFTPTSRYQPSSPYSATKASADLLVGAWVRSFGLRATISNCSNNYGPYQYVEKFIPRQITNLLSGRRPKLYGTGRNVRDWIHVADHSRAVWLILTRGRIGQTYLIGAQGEHTNREVLEMILTAMGQPKDAYDQVRDRLGHDQRYAIDATKLREELGWRPQYTDFAAGLRQTIAWYRDHPEWWQEAKARVEATYARHGQ
- the cydC gene encoding thiol reductant ABC exporter subunit CydC, encoding MKGFFKTFEHDHWVMPYLKKYRGLLTLVLFLGFMTFFCGGALMFNSGYLISRAATHPFNILMIYVPIVLARAFGIGRPAFRYAERLTSHNWVLRIVSDFRKRLYQSVEKQAVAIRQTHQTGDVLSILAEDIDHIENLYLRTVFPLVIGWLLYLFIVIGIGYFNWAFGLLMLLLLGVIVVVMPLLSVAVNGRREFQARQIQRRFYTQLTDAVLGLGDWLISGRRQDFLQRQDQPIDDIAALRRGDHYFQWWRNLAIQVVFGAAVILLVWWAGVTFTHNQAESNWVAAFGLALFPTIEPFADMSQGVSEWPVYRDSIDRVNRLDEHEPVKAAQRTIDLPATLAVDQVQFTYPGAQRQVIQDLSLTVKPGEKLALLGPSGTGKSTLLKLILGDEAPTNGQVTLNGVPVAQLQDQRAQLFGVLDQQPYLFNTTVMNNVRLGNLNATDEQVHAAIKAVELDQLIGNLPDGYNTQVQEAGSRFSGGERQRLSLARILLQDAPIIILDEPTVSLDPITEKHLLDTVFDVLHDKTIIWVTHHLAGIEHVNQVRFIEHGHFDMQGTPQELYRDNARFRALYDLDRGETTK
- the cydD gene encoding thiol reductant ABC exporter subunit CydD; this encodes MIDQRVFKFPGVRRLTLWLGLLTLVQAVLVILQAKYLSVAIVHLWKMQPIGTIVVPLALFGVVFLGRHLVTLAKNWVTYPFVETTTKQLRKRFMAKLFDLGPSVVAQQGTGNVVTMGLEGIDKIQTYLMMIVGKVLDLSITPWLVLLYIATIQWKEALFLLVIYPLIILFMVILGLAAQAKADRQYAGYQRLSNHFVDTLRGLPTLKQLGLNETYAGNVYEVSEDYRKKTMATLTIAMTSTFALDFFTTLSIAIIAVFLGFGLMDNTIQLLPALIILTLAPDYFAPIRNFANDYHATLNGKNALTAVLDILSRPTPTDRKLLAPSDPVWTPADGLSIQHVNVGYDADHATLQDINFQVKGFQKVGIIGASGSGKSTLINTLSGFLSPQDGQITVRGTQAPHLDQQAWQRSFVYIPQAPYLFHASLRDNLAFYTPDATDEAVRQAADRAGLSDWIATLPDGLATQIGEGARGVSGGQAQRIALARAFLDDSRRILLFDEPTAHLDIETEIELKQAMLPVFDHHLVFFATHRLHWMNEMDYILVLDHGRLVEQGTPAELQAKNGAYVRLRSEMAGEAPEV